A genome region from Tenebrio molitor chromosome 4, icTenMoli1.1, whole genome shotgun sequence includes the following:
- the LOC138129259 gene encoding mitochondrial potassium channel-like: MRLSVLRLVSVNGVNQTLGRLRSEAPIYWETLKTVNRDAFHKKIASLNTWYTKLLGLDEVKLYQDRVVALQERLLEAQDKRREVGRALAEIRKKSNQLQDEIHKVKRQEDIEKFLTLMKEETEVLRLEHESARSFQECDQAERDIFTAFTNAVRDSHEKQRAQLEYTKYFGIILSIAGSFFAFCYTTLRKSDLKRFIEESLTRNTVAEPILETNRSNDNFNNDIISFVKSETGRLTELINFKQNEVALMIEKENEAKRRQIVYYIGASALLLVIFKLISTN; this comes from the coding sequence ATGAGACTGTCCGTGTTGCGTCTTGTGAGCGTCAACGGGGTCAACCAGACGTTGGGACGCCTGCGCTCGGAAGCCCCCATCTACTGGGAGACCCTCAAGACTGTCAACAGAGACGCATTCCACAAGAAAATCGCCAGTCTGAACACTTGGTACACCAAACTGTTGGGTCTGGACGAGGTGAAGTTGTACCAAGACCGAGTGGTGGCCCTGCAAGAGCGCTTGTTGGAAGCGCAAGATAAACGGCGCGAGGTGGGCCGAGCTCTTgccgaaattcgcaaaaaatccAACCAGCTTCAGGATGAAATCCACAAGGTTAAGCGCCAAGAGGACATCGAGAAGTTTCTCACGTTGATGAAAGAAGAGACGGAAGTTTTGAGGTTAGAACATGAATCTGCAAGGTCATTCCAGGAGTGCGATCAAGCTGAACGGGAtatttttacggcgtttactAACGCCGTTAGGGATTCGCACGAGAAGCAGAGGGCACAGCTGGAATATACGAAATATTTTGGGATCATTTTAAGTATTGCCGGCtcattttttgcattttgttaTACAACACTGAGAAAGAGTGATTTGAAGAGATTTATTGAGGAGAGTCTAACTAGGAATACAGTAGCAGAACCGATACTAGAGACCAATAGAAGTaacgataattttaataatgacataatcaGCTTTGTGAAGAGTGAAACAGGGAGATTGACTGagcttattaattttaaacagaACGAGGTTGCTCTCATGATTGAAAAGGAAAACGAAGCAAAAAGGAGACAGATCGTGTATTACATAGGAGCCAGTGCTCTTCTTTTAGTCATTTTCAAGTTAATTTCCACAAATTAG
- the LOC138129254 gene encoding zinc finger protein 879-like isoform X1, with translation MNTQQCESGLWGICYLNIIQHRLQRIICHNRSPKMENSESSEAVEVRLSDVCRSCLIKTDNMTNFFPKNDATSDIIAMLSSVGNIEIEINEFLPSYLCNICEEKLRLSYEFQLLIQRSNEIIRECVSGTEMVSECHEESQIELKFESGENISIKIENTDNDPLKLPRKLSEVCASEVEEAIKKCREKFYSNNKCIKCGFVSCNTRALSVHMTHLHKDVKDHWCSICNSEVEVLSEHLLSHAEDEFKCKFCGKHFNSRGHFTEHLRSHSSVRPHKCHVCHKGFIARRHLAKHLRIHMNNRRYRCTFCSRNFSTQTTLHNHLKAHFHSKIKLESIKNLDDDEEEASEIKPLNLPQNFCKICKKRVRSLGDHFAKYHENSNQDEIKKKKDGVLCTLCGKKFNSGSRLRLHMRTHTGEAPYKCSYCDKRTTARNQMVVHERTHTGERPHKCNVCGKGFAQSSVLNTHMKIHTGRPEVCNICSKRFCRPAQLRLHMRKHTGEKPFECTECEQAFKQRSHLTEHLKTHSDERPYKCTHCDKGFKQSSSLKSHIQIHLGKKPFKCSQCPYACRQSYSLTQHMKQHSVDAPRPEKPHVCSLCQKGFSTVAMLTSHTEVAHSFLPI, from the exons CTGTCATAATAGAAGcccaaaaatggaaaattcgGAGTCGTCGGAAGCCGTAGAAGTAAGATTGAGCGATGTGTGCAGAAGTTGTCTGATCAAAACCGACAATATGACAAATTTTTTCCCGAAAAATGACGCCACTTCGGACATAATCGCGATGCTGTCGTCTGTAGGAAACATTGAG ATCGAAATAAACGAGTTCTTGCCGTCATATTTGTGTAACATCTGTGAAGAAAAATTAAGGTTATCTTATGAGTTTCAATTGCTGATACAAAGGTCCAATGAAATTATACGAGAATGTGTTAGTGGAACTGAGATG GTTTCAGAGTGTCATGAGGAAAGCCAAATTGAGTTGAAATTTGAGAGTggtgaaaatatttcaatcaaaattgaaaatactgaCAATGATCCATTGAAGCTGCCTAGAAAACTTTCAGAAGTTTGTGCTAGTGAAGTAGAAGAAGCTATCAAAAAAtgtagggaaaaattttatagtaataataaatgcaTTAAATGTGGTTTTGTTAGTTGCAATACTAGAGCTCTATCAGTGCATATGACTCATTTACACAA GGATGTCAAGGATCACTGGTGTTCAATTTGCAACTCAGAAGTAGAAGTTTTATCTGAGCATTTGTTGTCTCATGCTGAAGATGAATTCAAATGCAAATTCTGTGGGAAACACTTCAATTCTAGAGGCCACTTTACTGAACACCTGAGAAGTCATTCaa GCGTGAGACCccataaatgtcacgtttgtCACAAAGGTTTTATTGCTAGAAGACATCTAGCAAAACACCTGAGGATTCATATGAATAACAGACGCTACAGATGCACCTTTTGCTCACGAAATTTTTCCACACAAACGACCCTCCACAATCACTTAAAAGCGCATTTTCacagtaaaattaaattagaatcAATTAAAAACCTGGATGATGATGAAGAAGAAGCGTCAGAAATCAAACC ACTGAACCTGCCACAGaatttctgcaaaatttgtaaaaagcgAGTGAGAAGTTTGGGCGACCACTTTGCCAAATATCACGAGAATTCCAATCaagatgaaataaaaaagaaaaaagacgGCGTCCTGTGTACTCTTTGCGGGAAAAAGTTCAA TTCTGGATCAAGATTGCGCCTGCACATGCGAACCCACACAGGGGAAGCCCCTTACAAGTGTTCCTACTGTGATAAACGGACGACTGCTAGGAATCAAATGGTCGTGCACGAGAGAACCCACACGGGGGAGAGGCCCCACAAGTGTAACGTATGCGGCAAG GGCTTTGCCCAATCCAGCGTCCTAAACACCCACATGAAAATCCACACGGGCCGCCCTGAAGTGTGCAATATCTGCTCGAAACGTTTCTGCAGACCTGCCCAGTTGCGTTTGCACATGCGCAAACACACAG GGGAAAAACCTTTCGAGTGTACCGAATGTGAACAAGCCTTCAAACAGCGGAGCCATCTAACGGAACACTTGAAAACTCACAGTGACGAACGTCCCTACAAGTGCACACACTGCGACAAAGGTTTCAAGCAAAGTTCTTCGTTGAAATCTCACATTCAGATACACCTGG GCAAGAAGCCTTTCAAGTGCAGTCAGTGCCCTTACGCCTGTCGCCAGAGCTACAGCCTGACCCAACACATGAAACAGCACAGCGTGGACGCGCCGCGACCCGAAAAACCCCACGTCTGTTCGCTCTGCCAAAAAGGCTTCAGCACTGTCGCGATGCTGACGTCGCATACGGAAGTCGCGCACAGCTTTTTGCCAATTTGA
- the LOC138129261 gene encoding microtubule-associated proteins 1A/1B light chain 3B-like: MYLSDSSDQLFAYKCENNNSCPFKVMTGKITDFNFNSHRCRPKKTEVKMDDSDSSGEVRSEEVLALRNKFPTKIPIIIKRYAKELQLPNLDKCKFLVPQEITMSQFQTIIRNKLQLGPNHALYLLVNNRSMLSLSLTLAEVYSAHAGPDGFLYVTYASQEVFGSA; encoded by the exons ATGTATCTGAGCGACAGCAGCGACCAACTGTTCGCTTACAAGTGCGAAAACAACAACAGTTGCCCTTTTAAAGTAATGACGGGGAAGATAACCGATTTCAATTTTAACAGCCATCGCTGCAGGCCCAAAAAAACAG AGGTAAAGATGGACGACAGCGATTCCAGTGGCGAGGTGCGGAGCGAAGAAGTCCTAGCGCTCCGGAACAAGTTCCCCACGAAAATCCCG ATCATAATCAAGAGGTACGCCAAAGAACTGCAGTTGCCCAATCTGGACAAGTGCAAGTTTTTGGTGCCCCAAGAAATCACGATGTCACAGTTCCAGACCATCATCAG GAATAAGCTGCAGCTGGGCCCCAATCACGCTTTGTACCTGTTAGTCAACAACCGATCCATGCTCAGTCTCTCGCTGACTCTGGCCGAAGTCTACAGCGCTCACGCAGGCCCCGATGGATTTTTGTACGTAACCTACGCCTCACAAGAAGTATTTGGTAGTGCCTGA
- the LOC138129254 gene encoding zinc finger protein 235-like isoform X2, producing MENSESSEAVEVRLSDVCRSCLIKTDNMTNFFPKNDATSDIIAMLSSVGNIEIEINEFLPSYLCNICEEKLRLSYEFQLLIQRSNEIIRECVSGTEMVSECHEESQIELKFESGENISIKIENTDNDPLKLPRKLSEVCASEVEEAIKKCREKFYSNNKCIKCGFVSCNTRALSVHMTHLHKDVKDHWCSICNSEVEVLSEHLLSHAEDEFKCKFCGKHFNSRGHFTEHLRSHSSVRPHKCHVCHKGFIARRHLAKHLRIHMNNRRYRCTFCSRNFSTQTTLHNHLKAHFHSKIKLESIKNLDDDEEEASEIKPLNLPQNFCKICKKRVRSLGDHFAKYHENSNQDEIKKKKDGVLCTLCGKKFNSGSRLRLHMRTHTGEAPYKCSYCDKRTTARNQMVVHERTHTGERPHKCNVCGKGFAQSSVLNTHMKIHTGRPEVCNICSKRFCRPAQLRLHMRKHTGEKPFECTECEQAFKQRSHLTEHLKTHSDERPYKCTHCDKGFKQSSSLKSHIQIHLGKKPFKCSQCPYACRQSYSLTQHMKQHSVDAPRPEKPHVCSLCQKGFSTVAMLTSHTEVAHSFLPI from the exons atggaaaattcgGAGTCGTCGGAAGCCGTAGAAGTAAGATTGAGCGATGTGTGCAGAAGTTGTCTGATCAAAACCGACAATATGACAAATTTTTTCCCGAAAAATGACGCCACTTCGGACATAATCGCGATGCTGTCGTCTGTAGGAAACATTGAG ATCGAAATAAACGAGTTCTTGCCGTCATATTTGTGTAACATCTGTGAAGAAAAATTAAGGTTATCTTATGAGTTTCAATTGCTGATACAAAGGTCCAATGAAATTATACGAGAATGTGTTAGTGGAACTGAGATG GTTTCAGAGTGTCATGAGGAAAGCCAAATTGAGTTGAAATTTGAGAGTggtgaaaatatttcaatcaaaattgaaaatactgaCAATGATCCATTGAAGCTGCCTAGAAAACTTTCAGAAGTTTGTGCTAGTGAAGTAGAAGAAGCTATCAAAAAAtgtagggaaaaattttatagtaataataaatgcaTTAAATGTGGTTTTGTTAGTTGCAATACTAGAGCTCTATCAGTGCATATGACTCATTTACACAA GGATGTCAAGGATCACTGGTGTTCAATTTGCAACTCAGAAGTAGAAGTTTTATCTGAGCATTTGTTGTCTCATGCTGAAGATGAATTCAAATGCAAATTCTGTGGGAAACACTTCAATTCTAGAGGCCACTTTACTGAACACCTGAGAAGTCATTCaa GCGTGAGACCccataaatgtcacgtttgtCACAAAGGTTTTATTGCTAGAAGACATCTAGCAAAACACCTGAGGATTCATATGAATAACAGACGCTACAGATGCACCTTTTGCTCACGAAATTTTTCCACACAAACGACCCTCCACAATCACTTAAAAGCGCATTTTCacagtaaaattaaattagaatcAATTAAAAACCTGGATGATGATGAAGAAGAAGCGTCAGAAATCAAACC ACTGAACCTGCCACAGaatttctgcaaaatttgtaaaaagcgAGTGAGAAGTTTGGGCGACCACTTTGCCAAATATCACGAGAATTCCAATCaagatgaaataaaaaagaaaaaagacgGCGTCCTGTGTACTCTTTGCGGGAAAAAGTTCAA TTCTGGATCAAGATTGCGCCTGCACATGCGAACCCACACAGGGGAAGCCCCTTACAAGTGTTCCTACTGTGATAAACGGACGACTGCTAGGAATCAAATGGTCGTGCACGAGAGAACCCACACGGGGGAGAGGCCCCACAAGTGTAACGTATGCGGCAAG GGCTTTGCCCAATCCAGCGTCCTAAACACCCACATGAAAATCCACACGGGCCGCCCTGAAGTGTGCAATATCTGCTCGAAACGTTTCTGCAGACCTGCCCAGTTGCGTTTGCACATGCGCAAACACACAG GGGAAAAACCTTTCGAGTGTACCGAATGTGAACAAGCCTTCAAACAGCGGAGCCATCTAACGGAACACTTGAAAACTCACAGTGACGAACGTCCCTACAAGTGCACACACTGCGACAAAGGTTTCAAGCAAAGTTCTTCGTTGAAATCTCACATTCAGATACACCTGG GCAAGAAGCCTTTCAAGTGCAGTCAGTGCCCTTACGCCTGTCGCCAGAGCTACAGCCTGACCCAACACATGAAACAGCACAGCGTGGACGCGCCGCGACCCGAAAAACCCCACGTCTGTTCGCTCTGCCAAAAAGGCTTCAGCACTGTCGCGATGCTGACGTCGCATACGGAAGTCGCGCACAGCTTTTTGCCAATTTGA